The genomic DNA GGTTGGACTGGACTTCGCGACCGTCATGGCAGCGAATATGCCTCGCCGGCGCCCGTCATGACCAGTGGGCGATTCGTTGTACGTTCGGCCACGCGCTACCGCTCGAAACTCGCCATGATCGCTTCGGCGCGAGGGTCACGGCGAAGCGCGTCGTAGCGCTCAGCGCGGTTGTACATCTGCAGCCAGCTGTCAGGTTGTTTCACGGCACGTTCAATCATCGCCAGCGCGGCCGCGTGATCACCCAGCTGTTCCAGCGCCGCGGCCAGCACGCCCATGGCCGGCATCTCGCCACCATTCTTGTTGCGCAAGTTCTCCATGGCCCGCCGCGCATCTGCGGCGCGCCCGGCCCGGGCGAGAACGAACGCGAGAATGCCTTCGGTCTGATTCGGAAGATTCTTCGGCAGTTGTTCCAGGTTGCGCTGCAGCGCGAGAATCGCCTCATCGTGCCGTCCGAGATAGCTCAGCGCCTCGGCGCGAGCATCCCAAGCCAACGCGTATGTCGAGTCCATGGACAAGATCGATCGCGTGGCGGAGTCGACCTCACGGTAGCGACGCTCGGTCATGAGCAGCTGTGCGCCCCATGTCCGGGCGATCAATGACGCGGGTTCCGCCGACTGTGCGCGCGCGGCGCGGTCACGGGCTTCGGCGAAGCGTCCCATGTGGACAAGATTGAGCGCGTGCCAGCCCCAGAGAATGGCAATACTGGAATCGAGCGCTTGCGCTCGCCGGTACGTCCTGTCGGCCTCAGCGTTCTCGAAAATGCCCATCTGTGCCGAAGCGATGGCCCCCCAGGCCTCGGCCACGGTGGAATCGATGGCGATGGCCTTTCGTGCGGCCGCGATGGCCAGCGGCGCCATGGTGCGTGCCGTGCCTTGTTCGTAGAACGGGATGGATGACAACGCCAGCCCCAGCGCCGCGTGCGCGCGAGCGAACTGCGGATCGCGAGCCACCGCACGTTCGAACAGCGCAATCGACTGGCGCACCGTTTGCACGGTCCGGCGTCCGAACAACACCTGTCCCTGCAAATACAACGCGTACGCTTCGGGGTCGGCGGTCTCAACACGCGTCGGCCCTGTCGCGCGCACCCCACCGAGCGCGCCAAGCAGTTTGGTCGCCACGGCGCGCGCAATCTCGTCCTGCAACGCGAAGACATTCGTCAGCGGCCGATCGTACTTCTCCGTCCACGTCACCGCGCCATCCGTCGCCGACACCAGCGACACGTTCACACGCACCTGCCCTGCTGCGCGCTGCACACTGCCGGTGAGCAGCGACCCCACGCCGAGTTCCCTGGCAATCGCGCTTTCGTCCAGGCCGCGCGCCTGGAGCGCACCGGCACTGGAGCGTCCGATCACCCGCACACCGGTCTTGGACAGTGCGCGCGTCATCTCCTCGGCGAGTCCGATACCGAAGAAATCATCGGCCTTGTCGCCGCTCAGATTGGCCAACGGCAGCACGGCGATTGAGCGATTCGTCGCCGCGCTCGCCGGCGCCGCAGCGACCGCGGCGTACCCGCGGGAATTCCCCAGCGGCTGCCGTGTCTTCACCCAGACCGCCGCGACGATGGCCACCACCAGGACACCGGCGGCGATCGCCACGCTGCGTGGCGACCGCCGTGGCATGGTGCGTACCGAATGGCTGCGAGCACCCGTGGCGCCCGAGGGGGTCACCACACCGTCCAGCGACTGCAGTACTTCTTCCGCATTGGCCGGCCGATGTGTCGGGTCCTTGGACAGACACCGCTGCACCAGATCGTCCAGTGCCGTCGGCACGTCCCGGTTGCGCGACGTCACGGCGGCCGGCGTTTCCGACAGGTGCGCCGCAATCATCTGCGCCGAATTCACTTTCCCGGCGAACGGATGCGTACCGGTCAGCAACTCGTACGCAACGACGCCCCAGGCGTAAATGTCGGCGCGCAAATCCACGTCGGCGCCAACGGCCTGTTCGGGCGCCATATAGGCAGGCGTACCGATCGACCCGCCCGCCTGCGTGAGCGAAGCACTCGTGCTGCTGTTGGCACTGCCATCAAGGGTGCGCGAGGCGCTGAGCGCCTTGGCAATGCCGAAATCGGTGACGACGGCGGTGCCACCCGACAACAGGATATTCTCCGGCTTGATGTCGCGATGCACCACGCCTTGCGAATGCGCGTAGGCCAGCGCGCGCGCCACGTCGCGCAGGATGCTCACCGCCTGAGCCACACCGAGCGCCGCACCACCGGCAATGCGCGCCCGTAGCGATTCGCCGGTGACGAACGGCATCGTGTAATACGGCAACGATCCCGAGCTCCCCGTACTCAATACCGGCACGATATTCGCCTGCTGCAATCGTGCCGCGAGCTTCACTTCCCGCGCGAATCGCTCCGCGCTGACGCCCTCGGCCAACTCGGGGGCAATGACCTTGACCACCACGGTTCGGCCAAGCGCGCGCTCATGCGCCACGAACACGCGCGACATGCCGCCGCCGCCGAGCTCGCGCTCGAGCGTGTAGGCGTCACCAAGGGTGGTCTGGAGTTGGTCGCGGATATCGGTCATGCGAGCAGACAATATGGCGGAACTCCCTCGCTGACGGGGTTGTCAGACGGCCTGAGTCGGTAGCCGAATGCAGGGGGCGCGGGGCCAAGCGGGCTCAGGTGAGAAGATTTTGTCAATTGGCGCAATTGTCCGGGCCAGTGCAATATCAACGTCTCACCTGCAGCAACCGTCCGATTCACTGTGCGGGCCTCGTTGGCCGCCGTCACGAGGGTCCTATGCGCAAACTTCTTATTCTTGCCGCAACACTGGCTGCCTGCTCCAAAGCCGAAACGCCGGCGGCCGACTCCACGGCCATGGCACCGGCCCCCGCGATGGCCCCCGCACCGGCCAATCTCACCGGAGCCGATGTCGCGGGAACCTGGAAGGGCATGACCATGGGCGAAACCAGTGATTCGGTGACAGCTCGCTGGACGGCAGTGAACGTCAATGACTCGACGGGCACTATCACCATCGATGGGTCGAAAGACGCCATTCCGTTCACGCGGATGTTCGATGCCGACAGCATGGTGGCCACGTCCAAACCGTACGCGAATCCGGCCGATGCGAAAGGACCCAAACTGCTGTTCCGGTCCGTTGGCCGCTTGAAGGATGGCAAACTCGTGGGCACCTCGGCGAACATGCTGGCCAGCAAGCCGGATTCGGTCGTCCAGCGTGGCCGCTGGGAGGCGACGCGGGCGCCGTAAGCGCATCGCCTGCTGCCGTGCCACCACGGGCCGCCTCGCATGAGGCGGCCCGTGGCGTTTGACGTCGTCGCGCAATGGCCCGGTCGAAGCCGCCCCGGTAGTTTTCCCGGCATGACCACCATCATGCAATCCGACTTCATTCAGTCGATCGCCGACGCGCTCCAGCACATCTCGTACTATCACCCGGCCGACTACATCTCGGCGCTCGCTGTGGCGTACGAGCGGGAGCAAAGCCCCGCCGCCAAGGACGCCATCGCGCAGATTCTCACCAACTCACGCATGTGCGCCGAGGGGCATCGCCCGATTTGCCAGGACACCGGCATCGTGGTGGTGTTCCTCAAGATCGGCATGAACGTGCGCTGGGATGCGACGATGTCGGTGCAGGAAATGGTGGATGAAGGGGTGCGCCAAGCGTACCTGCTTCCCGAAAATGTGTTGCGGGCGTCAATCGTGTCCGACCCGGCGTTTTCCCGCAAGAACACGCGCGACAACACCCCCGCCGTGGTGCACTGCGAAATGGTGCCCGGCGATACCGTCGAAGTGAAGTTGGCCGCCAAGGGCGGAGGATCTGAGAACAAGTCCAAGTTCGCCATGCTCAACCCCAGCGATTCCATCGTGGATTGGGTGATGAAGACCGTGCCCACCATGGGTGCGGGTTGGTGTCCGCCAGGGATGTTGGGCATTGGCATCGGCGGCACCGCCGAAAAGGCGATGCTGATGGCCAAGGAGTCGCTGATGGAGCACATCGACATGGCGGAACTCAAGGCGCGTGGCCCCCGAAATAAGATCGAAGAGCTGCGCATCGAATTGCACGACAAAGTGAACGCACTGGGTATCGGCGCACAGGGGCTGGGCGGACTCTCCACGGTGCTGGACGTGAAGATTTTCGACTACCCCACGCACGCCGCGTCCAAACCGATCGCCATGATTCCGAATTGCGCCGCCACCAGACACGCCCATTTCACGCTGGACGGATCAGGGGTGGCCGAGTTGCCGATTCCGCGTCTGTCCGATTGGCCGGATGTCACGTGGAAGGCCGACGTGAACGCGATTCGGGTGGATCTCAACACGCTCACTCCGGAAATCGTCGCCACGTGGAAGGCCGGTGATCGTCTGCTGCTGAATGGCAAGTTGCTCACCGGACGCGACGCGGCACACAAGCGTATCGCCGATCTGTTTGCATCGGGCGAAGGCCTGCCCGCCGGCGTGGACTTCACCAATCGCATGATCTACTACGTGGGTCCGGTGGACCCAGTGCGCGACGAAGCCGTGGGACCAGCGGGTCCGACCACTGCCACGCGCATGGACAAGTTCACCGAGATGATGCTGGCCAAGACCGGCTTGATTGCGATGATCGGCAAGGCCGAGCGCGGACCAACGGGACTGGAAGCCATTCGCAAGCACAAGGCCGCATATTTGATGGCGGTGGGCGGCGCGGCCTATCTGGTGTCCAAAGCCATTCGGGCGTCGCGAGTGGTAGCGTTCGGCGAGCTGGGGATGGAGGCGATTTATGAGTTTGATGTGGAAGAAATGCCGGTGACGGTGGCGGTGGACGCTGCCGGAAGCAACGTGCACGAGACGGGCCCGCGCGAATGGCAGGAGAAGATTCGGCAGTTGCCGATTCTGGTCGGCTGAACTTCCTCCGGAGGTTGCACCATGTCAGACGCGATGCTGCAGGCTGAAGTACAAGCGGCGCTGGGGGACCACTTCACGCTGGAGCGCGAGTTGCCGCGCGGTGGCATGTCGCGCGTCTTCGTGGCCACCGAAAACGCGTTGCGTCGTCGTGTGGTCATCAAGGTGCTGGCGCCGGAGTTGGCGGCCACGTTGTCCACCGAGCGATTCAAGCGGGAAATCGCGCTGGCCGCGCGCCTGCAGCATCCGCACATCGTGCCGCTGCTGTCTGCGGGTCTCGCCGGGTCCCATTTGTACTACACCATGCCCTTCGTGGACGGGGAGTCGTTGCGGCAGCGCATGGATCGCGAACGCCCGATGGCCTTCGGCGACATCGCCACCATTCTCACGGAAGTGGCGGGCGCGCTGGCATATGCGCACACGGAAGGCGTTGTACACCGCGACATCAAGCCGGAGAACGTGATGTTCTTTCACGGCCAGGCGGTGGTGCTGGATTTCGGCATTGGCAAGGCGCTCATCAGCGCCTCCACATCGGAAACCGAAGTCCTGCGCATTACGCAGGTGGGAATGAGTCTGGGGACTCCCACCTATGTGGCGCCTGAGCAGGCCGCGGCGGATCCAGCACTGGATCATCGGGCCGACTTGTATGCGCTGGGTGTCGTGGCGTATGAAATGATCACCGGTCATCCGCCATTCTCGAGCCGGTCACCGCAGGTGGTGATTGAGGCGCACGCCAAGCAGAAACCCGACCCGATCACGGGGCGTCGCCCCGACGTGCCGAAGCATCTGGCCGCCATTGTCATGCGGTGTCTGGAGAAGCGTCCGGCGGATCGCCCGGCCAGTGGCGAGGACATCGTGACGGCACTTACGACGGCGATCACGCGACGTCATTCAGGCGGCGGACCCGTGATTGAAAAGATCGCCAACGCGCCGCTCTGGGTGCCGTGGGCTGTGGCCGGGTTCACCACGCTCGCAGCGATCGTGTTGGCCGTGTTGTACGCGACACGGTAACGCATGCGTCCACTTCATACGTGTGTCGCCGCGATCGGCACTCTTGCCCTGCTGGGCCTGGCAACGTCGTGCCAGAGCGCACCCAATGCGGTAACACCCGCCGCCGCGATGGATCGCGATTTGCTGGACGTGACAGTGCCACGCCTGCACGCGCTGTACGACGCCAGGACGTACACCGTGAAGGAGGTGGTGCAGTGGCACCTCGACCGCATCGATCGCTACAACGGCATCTATGGGGCCATTGAGACGGTGTTGCGCGATGAGGCGCTGGCCGAGGCGGAGCGTCAGGATGCGGACCAGGCTGGTACAACTCATGGTCCTCTCTGGGGCGTACCGATTGTCATCAAGTCCAACACCAGCGTGAAAGGCCAGGTGACGACGGCGGGCTGGGAGGGATTCACTCGCGCTGGCCACGAACTTGTGGCACCGAAAGACGCCACGGTCGTCGCAAAGCTGAAGGCGGCCGGCGCCATCATTGTCGGGTTGGCCAACATGCCCGACCTGGCCAACAGCGACACTAATCGCGGCAGTTCATTCGGCCGCACCGGCAATGCGTATGATGTGCGCTTCTCACCGGGCGGCTCATCCGGCGGCGTCGTGACGGCCGTCGCAGCCAACATGGCGGTGCTGGGCAACGGGACCGACACGGGCAACTCGATTCGCATGCCGGCGGCCACCAGCGCGCTGGTTGGCGTGTTTCCCACGCGCGGTCTTGTCAGCATCGCCGGCATCGCGCCGCTTGACTGGCTGCTCGACAACACCGGACCCATCGCGCGCACTGTCACCGACGCGGCGATCGCGCTCGCGGTCATGGCCGGCGCCGACTCGCTGGATCCGCCCACGGCCGATGCACCGGATTCGGTTCGTCGGGCGTCGTATCAGCCACCGCTCAACAGCGCGTCGCTCAAGGGAAAACGGTTTGGCGTTCCGGCGTTCGTGCTGGCCGGAGATGGTGTGCCCTTCCACGGCATTCCGGTCTCCGTGCCTGGCGCGGCAGCCGAGTCAATTCGTGTGGCGGCCAACATGGCGCTTCGTCCGGAAACACGCGCCATGTTCATGAAGGCGGTTGACGCACTGCGGGCAGCGGGCGCCGAGGTGGTCTT from Gemmatimonadaceae bacterium includes the following:
- a CDS encoding serine/threonine protein kinase codes for the protein MSDAMLQAEVQAALGDHFTLERELPRGGMSRVFVATENALRRRVVIKVLAPELAATLSTERFKREIALAARLQHPHIVPLLSAGLAGSHLYYTMPFVDGESLRQRMDRERPMAFGDIATILTEVAGALAYAHTEGVVHRDIKPENVMFFHGQAVVLDFGIGKALISASTSETEVLRITQVGMSLGTPTYVAPEQAAADPALDHRADLYALGVVAYEMITGHPPFSSRSPQVVIEAHAKQKPDPITGRRPDVPKHLAAIVMRCLEKRPADRPASGEDIVTALTTAITRRHSGGGPVIEKIANAPLWVPWAVAGFTTLAAIVLAVLYATR
- a CDS encoding amidase, which produces MDRDLLDVTVPRLHALYDARTYTVKEVVQWHLDRIDRYNGIYGAIETVLRDEALAEAERQDADQAGTTHGPLWGVPIVIKSNTSVKGQVTTAGWEGFTRAGHELVAPKDATVVAKLKAAGAIIVGLANMPDLANSDTNRGSSFGRTGNAYDVRFSPGGSSGGVVTAVAANMAVLGNGTDTGNSIRMPAATSALVGVFPTRGLVSIAGIAPLDWLLDNTGPIARTVTDAAIALAVMAGADSLDPPTADAPDSVRRASYQPPLNSASLKGKRFGVPAFVLAGDGVPFHGIPVSVPGAAAESIRVAANMALRPETRAMFMKAVDALRAAGAEVVFGDSVLPTSFARTASRVSTYAYMRDGTDRFLATFGPAEYHSAADYQKAVGAPLFTSSIGTEDNFRNMGGVHLDQRVLAADADADRLYHAPRRAMLAAYLANLDGLKLDGYVYPAIQMPPVDETMPQDGRVSEGPHSATSWVNMIGVPAVVVPAGFYSSGLPFGLEFSARPWTDGTLLGIAHAWEQSAHSRKPPTLVEQGLLPVTPARPGRR
- a CDS encoding fumarate hydratase → MTTIMQSDFIQSIADALQHISYYHPADYISALAVAYEREQSPAAKDAIAQILTNSRMCAEGHRPICQDTGIVVVFLKIGMNVRWDATMSVQEMVDEGVRQAYLLPENVLRASIVSDPAFSRKNTRDNTPAVVHCEMVPGDTVEVKLAAKGGGSENKSKFAMLNPSDSIVDWVMKTVPTMGAGWCPPGMLGIGIGGTAEKAMLMAKESLMEHIDMAELKARGPRNKIEELRIELHDKVNALGIGAQGLGGLSTVLDVKIFDYPTHAASKPIAMIPNCAATRHAHFTLDGSGVAELPIPRLSDWPDVTWKADVNAIRVDLNTLTPEIVATWKAGDRLLLNGKLLTGRDAAHKRIADLFASGEGLPAGVDFTNRMIYYVGPVDPVRDEAVGPAGPTTATRMDKFTEMMLAKTGLIAMIGKAERGPTGLEAIRKHKAAYLMAVGGAAYLVSKAIRASRVVAFGELGMEAIYEFDVEEMPVTVAVDAAGSNVHETGPREWQEKIRQLPILVG
- a CDS encoding protein kinase, with amino-acid sequence MTDIRDQLQTTLGDAYTLERELGGGGMSRVFVAHERALGRTVVVKVIAPELAEGVSAERFAREVKLAARLQQANIVPVLSTGSSGSLPYYTMPFVTGESLRARIAGGAALGVAQAVSILRDVARALAYAHSQGVVHRDIKPENILLSGGTAVVTDFGIAKALSASRTLDGSANSSTSASLTQAGGSIGTPAYMAPEQAVGADVDLRADIYAWGVVAYELLTGTHPFAGKVNSAQMIAAHLSETPAAVTSRNRDVPTALDDLVQRCLSKDPTHRPANAEEVLQSLDGVVTPSGATGARSHSVRTMPRRSPRSVAIAAGVLVVAIVAAVWVKTRQPLGNSRGYAAVAAAPASAATNRSIAVLPLANLSGDKADDFFGIGLAEEMTRALSKTGVRVIGRSSAGALQARGLDESAIARELGVGSLLTGSVQRAAGQVRVNVSLVSATDGAVTWTEKYDRPLTNVFALQDEIARAVATKLLGALGGVRATGPTRVETADPEAYALYLQGQVLFGRRTVQTVRQSIALFERAVARDPQFARAHAALGLALSSIPFYEQGTARTMAPLAIAAARKAIAIDSTVAEAWGAIASAQMGIFENAEADRTYRRAQALDSSIAILWGWHALNLVHMGRFAEARDRAARAQSAEPASLIARTWGAQLLMTERRYREVDSATRSILSMDSTYALAWDARAEALSYLGRHDEAILALQRNLEQLPKNLPNQTEGILAFVLARAGRAADARRAMENLRNKNGGEMPAMGVLAAALEQLGDHAAALAMIERAVKQPDSWLQMYNRAERYDALRRDPRAEAIMASFER